A single window of Acidimicrobiia bacterium DNA harbors:
- a CDS encoding cellulase family glycosylhydrolase: MSPPDAPHDPQGGARPRASRPTRTQVVVGIALVVILGIVVWALRGGPSPAPFPPGSSAPSRPSTTSSTTAGPSTTTTSNPIAAVAPPVKPRTAIGARAGFATGSTILADDDGQLAADLDTVAATGARWVRFDFDWSWVQRAGPTSFDWSAIDRVVNAAHRRGLDVIALPTYTPEWARPPGTSQKHPPNDPADFARFVHAAALRYATRGVAVWEIWNEPNVDQFWERPDPIRYTQLLEMSAAALRSVEPGVTILTGGLAPATNDAGSSVSPRTFLERIYDAGGGASFDGVADHPYTFPLDPTTRVSSNAFLQTRDLYAVMASHGDGAKKIWATEVGAPTRGDGSVGERTQAVWVAEYYSVWNTWPFTGPMLWFSVRDAGPGRDQQDSFGVLHADGSPKPALETITRVIAGTLPPPSP; this comes from the coding sequence GTGAGCCCGCCTGACGCGCCGCACGACCCGCAGGGCGGCGCGCGCCCGCGCGCGTCGCGGCCGACGCGGACCCAGGTCGTCGTCGGCATCGCGCTGGTGGTGATCCTCGGGATCGTGGTGTGGGCGCTGCGTGGCGGTCCGTCGCCCGCGCCGTTCCCGCCCGGGTCGTCGGCGCCGTCGCGACCGTCGACGACCTCGAGCACCACCGCCGGGCCGTCGACGACGACGACGTCGAACCCGATCGCGGCGGTCGCGCCACCGGTGAAGCCACGAACCGCGATCGGCGCGCGTGCCGGCTTCGCGACCGGCAGCACGATCCTCGCCGACGACGACGGTCAGCTCGCCGCGGACCTCGACACCGTCGCGGCCACCGGCGCTCGGTGGGTGCGCTTCGACTTCGACTGGTCGTGGGTGCAGCGCGCGGGGCCGACGTCGTTCGACTGGAGCGCGATCGACCGCGTCGTGAACGCCGCGCACCGACGCGGGCTCGACGTCATCGCGCTGCCGACGTACACGCCCGAGTGGGCGCGCCCTCCCGGCACGAGCCAGAAGCACCCGCCGAACGACCCGGCGGACTTCGCGCGGTTCGTCCACGCGGCGGCGCTGCGGTACGCGACCCGAGGCGTCGCGGTGTGGGAGATCTGGAACGAGCCGAACGTCGACCAGTTCTGGGAGCGTCCCGACCCGATCCGCTACACGCAGCTGCTCGAGATGAGCGCCGCCGCGCTCAGGTCCGTCGAACCGGGCGTGACGATCCTCACCGGCGGCCTGGCACCGGCGACGAACGACGCGGGCTCCTCGGTGTCGCCCCGGACGTTCCTGGAGCGGATCTACGACGCGGGCGGCGGGGCGAGCTTCGACGGCGTCGCCGACCATCCGTACACGTTCCCGCTCGACCCCACGACACGTGTCTCGTCGAACGCGTTCCTCCAGACCCGGGACCTCTACGCCGTGATGGCGTCGCACGGCGACGGGGCGAAGAAGATCTGGGCCACCGAGGTCGGGGCACCCACCCGCGGCGACGGGTCGGTCGGCGAACGGACCCAGGCGGTGTGGGTCGCGGAGTACTACTCGGTGTGGAACACGTGGCCGTTCACCGGTCCGATGCTGTGGTTCTCGGTCCGCGACGCCGGCCCCGGGCGTGACCAGCAGGACTCGTTCGGCGTGCTGCACGCCGACGGCTCGCCGAAGCCCGCGCTCGAGACGATCACGCGTGTCATCGCCGGCACGCTCCCGCCGCCGTCGCCGTAG